TCTACACATTCCTGTTGCTAAATTTCATTATGAACCATCTCCTATGCAGGTTGGCATCTGTTACTTGAATCAATTTGAGCAAAACTTAGATTTGGCTGCTTGACATACCGATATAAATTCCAGGTCTTGGTAACTGAAGTTCCAAAACCCTTATCCCACTTTGTCACCAATATTTGTGCCATCATTGGAGGCGTTTTCACGGTATGCTTCCCAGTCTGCTTCGCTGATGCTTTTGCCTTCTATTGATGAGAACAAGACTTCTGTGAACTGTTGTGTTTCAGGTTGCTGGGATATTGGATTCCATCCTACACAACACCTTGCGACTTGTGAAGAAGGTTGAATTAGGCAAACATTTTTGATGGGGAATGGTGAAATTTTGGTGATTCAAAGTACTCAAAATTTTGCTGATATACACATTCCTTGATGAAGCAATAGTCAGCCTAGTCTTCCCTCATAATTTTGCTTGTACCGAAGAGATATCTCCCTGACTATATGGTGTAAACAAACAGACTGCTAGATGTGCATAGCTGCAATCTGTTTCAAAATGCAACTATGACACACAATGCTGGCCTCTTAACTTTGCCTTGTTGAACAGTCCATCTTTTTTGGGTGAAGAAACATCCTTCAATTGTGACTGCAGATTGGAAATGCAAGAAAGCACAGGCTAAACAGGATGAGATTCTTCTTGAGTAGGTTATTAAGATTCCTATTCCATGTGCATAATCCAATATATAAGAGATGCCATCAGACTCAAACTTTTCGACAGGGTGCAACCAAGGTCAACAAATCCAACCCGACACCCAATGAAATACTGATTACAGGGAGCCCATTACATCCGAACTGTATACaggaaacaaaacaaaaaagagaaatctactgtacATATACTACGGTCGGCGATCAAGTGCTGACTCTGGTATTGCAGGTCGCGCTCGCGTAGCGAGAAAGAAGGGCCACGGTTATATCACACGACGTGAAAACGGATGCATTGAGTTTGAAGACCCCCAGAATGGTCACCTTCCCCCGAACGCTCGTGAACGACTCAAGAGGCAGAATTCCCGAGGCGATGTCTTGCACGAAGTTGGGGTTGGCTGTGATCGTCGACACCTCGAGTTCGACGTACACGCTGAGCGTCTCCGTCGAGCGCGCGCCGACTTCCCCTTCCATCACCGGCGCCTGTCCGACCAAGACACCGCGGTAGAAGATCAAGGTCGTCCCGCTCTCGAACTCGAAGCCGGCGTAGTTGGGATTCTCGATGGTGACGGCCACAACCAGCGTAATGTTCAGCATGAAGTTGGGGAAGGGCTGGAACTCGATCTGCCGGAGGCCGACCACCGTGCCGCGCACTTCCGGTTGCTTCGGCTTGAAGACCGTTAAGTATAGGATGATGAGGGTCACGAGCAGCAGAAGAATGAGGAAGCAGCAAACCTGAGGCCCTCTGCGAGATCTGGTTTTGGTCGTCAGCATGGTGGAAGAACACCTGTAGCCGTTTGCAGCAGTGAAGAGAATGGATGGGAGAGACTATACTAGGAAGATAAGGCTTCGGTGGTTCGAAGTTCGTGAATCGTTATCGGTGCAAACAACGGTTGTTGgggtgtcaaaaggagaataattgTGGTGCACAGTACAGGACCGACGCTAAAGGAAAGAGCACCGTAGAACTTGTTGGGGGCGGGGTCTGCAGACGTTCGCGTGACAGACGCtaagaagaaaggaaaagaagattGTACATTGTACGAGGATGAATGAGATGGGGTTTGCATTGGCGGTCTTCACAATTGGGAGTAAGCAACTTGCAGAACCGTGTGTGATCTGCGGGGGAGATCACGGGGAGTTGAAGCATGATGGTTAATACGAGAACAAGCAGAACAATCCTGATCAAAGAATAATATCATGATCGATTACATAGTATATATCAGTCAGTGAAAATGGGCCAAGACGTGTCCAAGAACGGCCCAAATGGTTGTAAAAACTATGGGTTGGGTTCGGCTGTGGTATGGCCTCCTCCATTACGATGCCCTTGTGGACACGTGGAGGGCCACCGTGAAGCCTTGTTTTCTTTAGTGGGACAGAACCCGAATTAGAGAATAAGATTATGGATGTCGGCTGCCCAGTAACAAGTCGGCACCTTGACGAACCCAAAGCCACCAATTACCACTGCTCTGGTCAACCATATAAGGAGTCGTCAATCGTTCCTATCTTGGAAGCCTCCTTTTTGTCTCTTTCTCGCATCCTTTTCTCCTCGAGCACGCATACCCCACTGAAACAAAGTTGGGCACACTCTCATGGTTGCGGTCGCCTTTAGTTCAACTTGCAAGGTGAGCAGTTCCCTATTCTGTTAGCGGCTGATTGCAAAATGCATGTTCTtagttttttcttccttttgcctCCCATGGTGGAATCTTGTTAGTTCTGAAAGGGGTAAATCTCATGCTGAAGCCTTTTCTGTTGTGTCTGGCTTAACTGTAAGGGGTTATTCCATTCTCGATGATAGTTTCAGCTTCTTGGTTCAGATTGTTGACAAAGGCTTTCTTGCTAAGAGTTTGCCCTATTTGTCAGCGTTCAGTGTCGTTTGCACTCTGTTGGAACCCCTGCAATTGATTGATGATGCATCTCCCCATctctttttttaatgtttttattgatgcatattttctAGATCGCTGAATTGTAATTGCAAATGCGCTTTAAGCAGGCGCCTGATTTGAAGTTTGAGCTACCTGGAGTTGGATTGGGCATCGATGGGAGAGTCAGGAACGGCTTccaactcctcttctccttcaggTTATGCCCTCGGGCCGCCCTGGTTGTTCAGAGGAAGGTGAGACTTTTGCCACTCTTTTCACTTTAATTTCTTTAGAAGAGCTTGTTTCATTGTTCACCATGGATAAGCAAGTCTTTGAATGGCTTTAATGGTCTCTACTTTCCTATTTAGAGCATTGTACCAGTTACATCTTGTTAAAGCAGACATTGCTCGGGCTCTCATTCCAAAGGAGCTGAAGCTAGTTGAAGCATTTGGGTATCATCTAATCTGTGTGACCTATGTTACACGGTTCTTTCTGCTTATTCACACAATTGCTTGATCTCGTCCAAACAGTAAAACTTTTTGCTGTAATAAACTCCTATGTTTGTTCTATAGGTATACCTTAGGTGGGCTGTTTCTTGCTCACTATGAAGACAGCCCGGCTGGGGAGTTTAATGAGGTTTGTTCTCTTCCTTTCACTTACAATTTCATTTATGATTCCTTGCACACAACTTTTTCTAGAAGAATATTCTAGTTAGCATGATTATGGAGGACTTGTTAAAGGGCATTATTGGATAAGAATAAGATTATGGTATAACAAGGTTTTCCATTTTAACAGTCTCAATCTGACGTGGCTACTGATTTAGCAGATCTATGCTCCTACAATTTACCATCACTGATCTGCTAGATTTGTTTTGTCTGCAGCTCGTCGTGATTCCTGGCATCGTCTGGAACCCACCTACATCGTGCGCGTAATGATTTTTCATTGCTTTCTCTTTATTTGGTATAGTTGCAAGCTTATTCTCAGACAGGTTCTCTTGATATGAAGTATGCAAGTTACTTGCCATCACACATCTCTTATATTTGGTCTGATTTCATTAAGGTGGGCTTCTAGAGTTCTTGTGAATAGTCACGAGGCTTGCAGGCATGGCAGGAAGGTATGATAGACCAAGATTGTCATATTCAAGTTTCTGGTGTGTTGATATCACTTATGTTCTTGCAGGAAATAGGTCTCCCAAGTCAAGTTGCTATTTTCTCCAAGGTACTGCAAGCTGGGGAATACAcccactaatatatatatatatgtatatatatatatatgtatatatatacgcacACACACACGTTCAAAAAGTTATATATTTTACTACGTTTTCTTTTCAAAAATTGagagttttaaaactgatatggGCAGAATCTGCTTTAACAAAAACAGTCTTAACGAATTTTAATATACCTCAAGTTATGCTATATTGAAGATCCTTTAGTCCGGGGTGGTGCCTGCCTGCCTAGGCTTACATCAAGCAACAATGTTTGGATGGTGCTATCTGAGTTGCTATTGTAAATGGAGTTATGTAATATTGAAGTTTGGATTTTGGTGTTGCACTGTTCTCCAACTCTGTAGTGGagataattgtgtaaaatcaaatCGGGCAAGGCAAGTTTAAGTTCTTGATGGCAGACTATAACATGGTAAGGTTTATAAGTTGGTGGTATCCTATTGGCTATAGGACTTTCAATTACAGAAGAATTTAGTTTAATCACTGATGCAACTCCTAATTATTAACTATTGGGACTCATACTTCTGCTTTTGTCTATTAACATGGTAAGGTTTATAAGTTGGTGGTATCTTATTAGCTATAGGACTCATACTCCTAATTATTAACTATTGGGACTCATACTTCTGCTTTTGTCTATTAACATGGTAAGGTTTATAAGTTGGTGGTATCTTATTAGCTATAGGACTCATACTCCTAATTATTAACATGGTAAGGTTTGTAAGTTGGTGGTTTTCTATTAGCTATAGGACTTTCAAATACAGAAGAATTTAGTTTAATCAGTGATGCAACTCCTAATTATTAACTATTGAGACCATGATTCACTTTATAGGTCCATACCGGTGTATCGATCAATTGTTGGTAAGTACTGAGTTGTATCGAGCATACCGACACACAGTACATGGGGGCACACTGATGTATCCTTCGTACCGGTCTCTCATCGGACCAATATGTACTGCACTAATTTTTGTTGGAGTACCTGTATGGACATCAAATTGTATATGGATGGTTATTCACCTTGTGTTGGATCATTGCATGTTGGATCTTCACACATAGAAAGGCTTTAGATCATTGGTCACATCCATATCTGTTAGGGTCTCTGcaaagttgtaatcacatacttATTGGAGCTTTATTGTCTTCTAAAAGAAGTTTGATCAGGGTTTTAGAGAGGGACTTGTCTAGTGTATTATATTTATCATTGTTGGGCTTTCACATAAGATGCTCAGGTGCTTTGGAAGTTTTGCTCTATGGCTGGTCAAGATATAGACAACAGAATGGTTTGTAGAAGGTGCTGTTAGGAAATGAGAAATGTCAACAGATTTGACAGAAACAAAAAGATTTTGATTGCCATATAATTGTATATGGTCTTCTACTGACAAGCGCCACATGAATTAATGTTGGGTGATGGAAGTTATGTTCATCAAGACTCACTAGGATGAATTCAATACAATTAGTAGAGGTTTGAAGCCCACTGATGCTAAGACTGAGGTAGGGAGATCCATTGGTCCAAAATAAGGTTGATGAATAAATATATGCATGATATAGTAGTGAATAGTGATTATGTTAATTGAGAGTACCTATAAGAATTTTTCCCAACTCCATGAGGAAAGAAGGatccataaaattttcttttccacCTCATTTTCTAcccttatttttatttaatgtttTTCTGCTTGCATAAGTAACTGTTtggtaagtgtttatgattttttcaaaattcaaatatccATAATTTTGTAACTGTTTAGTGTCCAAGACTTTTAATTAATTCTCATTTTTATTGTCCAAAACAGAGAGACACAGCAGCTTCAGAACAGCCATTATATAAGTGCCGAACAAGTTCTATTCACTCTAAGCCAAAAGAACAGAGTGAGATTCAAGTGCTAGAGATGGAAGATTCTTCTCAGATATTCATTTGTAACATCAGTTTACCTTTTGCTGGTGAGTTAACAATATATTGTAGTTGTACAAAAAAAAATCACTCAATCTTTAAACTCTACAGATCTGACCATGTCACTTTTGACATTTCAGACTTTCATATTCAACTTTATAGAATGGAAGAGTACCTGACttgatgtggacgtaatcatcacaaaaatattttagaactttTACTTAATGTCAACTCTGATGAGGTAAAAGGCCTTTCAGGCTGTGCTCATAACAATGTAATAATGAGTTGATTCAGATTTGCCATTTAAGGTAGTATTTATGCATGTAATATTGATGGCATGCAAAAATAATGTCCAAGAATCAGCAGTTTGTCTGAACTAGAAAAATAAGAACATACTCAATTAACAATCATTGGTAGTCTCCGGAAGCTAAGTTTTCTCGAATTGGTCTAGTTTCCAGTTTTGACCCCAAGAGTATCTTTTGGTTTTGGAAGTTTGTATCATTATTTTTGGGGGGGAGTTAGGTGGCTTTGGTTGTCTCAGAAGTTTCAACATTATGCTGGCTCAAATCAGAGATCCCATTTTTCAGTGAAAATTTATTAACAGATATACATGATTGCTAACATTGATGGGATTTGTGTTGATTTCAGTGGCACAACAGTGTTTTTGGTCAGTCCATAACACATTATTGTCAAGTGTTTTGATCCAAAGTACCAATCAGATCTATACCAAAAATCAGGAGCATATTGAATTGGAACTGCAGATCATGATTATTCAATCTGGATGGTTTATTTAATATTCAAGACCTTGTtaattagaaaaaagaaaaaaataaagtccTTGTCTGTAACCCATATTTTCATTGTTTTGATGCTCATGCAAAAGGACACATTTTAGATGTTTATAATTTCCGGCTTACaatatggaggataagattttattggtcttctctctctctctctctctctttctctctctctctctcccagtgATCATCTAGTAATAACATCTGCCCGTTGACAAAATCTTAACCACGTGGGACCACAACCATTATCTAGCATTCAGGACCTGAAAATGACTGATgtgtatcaaaatataatatagtTGATTTTTCAAGTTCATTAGTTGTTCTTTGTTTGGCTTAAAGTGGCTTAATTGTTTGTctattttttaagataaatacAGTGGTTTGGTTCTTAGTATATATGAGTAGACAGTATACGCTCTTGTTCCTTGAATGCTCCGATATATGGAATTGTTCTGTTGTAACATATTAAA
This genomic stretch from Musa acuminata AAA Group cultivar baxijiao chromosome BXJ3-9, Cavendish_Baxijiao_AAA, whole genome shotgun sequence harbors:
- the LOC135650027 gene encoding uncharacterized protein LOC135650027, with the protein product MLTTKTRSRRGPQVCCFLILLLLVTLIILYLTVFKPKQPEVRGTVVGLRQIEFQPFPNFMLNITLVVAVTIENPNYAGFEFESGTTLIFYRGVLVGQAPVMEGEVGARSTETLSVYVELEVSTITANPNFVQDIASGILPLESFTSVRGKVTILGVFKLNASVFTSCDITVALLSRYASATCNTRVST
- the LOC103997673 gene encoding protein NEOXANTHIN-DEFICIENT 1 isoform X6, which translates into the protein MVAVAFSSTCKAPDLKFELPGVGLGIDGRVRNGFQLLFSFRLCPRAALVVQRKLVVIPGIVWNPPTSCAWASRVLVNSHEACRHGRKEIGLPSQVAIFSKRDTAASEQPLYKCRTSSIHSKPKEQSEIQVLEMEDSSQIFICNISLPFAAGDNRMGPQIRISLPSFSGQTIYNPRLLKYSCQIDCRVRAVEAAKISRPRTTQLNEFPNATEVKKINFDDRLTTENEERERSIAVLLSKPILALEFSLLKMQVEAPTDVTTQSRSKKNQVVDLRTC
- the LOC103997673 gene encoding protein NEOXANTHIN-DEFICIENT 1 isoform X1 yields the protein MGESGTASNSSSPSGYALGPPWLFRGRALYQLHLVKADIARALIPKELKLVEAFGYHLICVTYVTRYTLGGLFLAHYEDSPAGEFNELVVIPGIVWNPPTSCAWASRVLVNSHEACRHGRKEIGLPSQVAIFSKRDTAASEQPLYKCRTSSIHSKPKEQSEIQVLEMEDSSQIFICNISLPFAAGDNRMGPQIRISLPSFSGQTIYNPRLLKYSCQIDCRVRAVEAAKISRPRTTQLNEFPNATEVKKINFDDRLTTENEERERSIAVLLSKPILALEFSLLKMQVEAPTDVTTQSRSKKNQVVDLRTC
- the LOC103997673 gene encoding protein NEOXANTHIN-DEFICIENT 1 isoform X4; amino-acid sequence: MGESGTASNSSSPSGYALGPPWLFRGRALYQLHLVKADIARALIPKELKLVEAFGYTLGGLFLAHYEDSPAGEFNELVVIPGIVWNPPTSCAWASRVLVNSHEACRHGRKEIGLPSQVAIFSKRDTAASEQPLYKCRTSSIHSKPKEQSEIQVLEMEDSSQIFICNISLPFAGDNRMGPQIRISLPSFSGQTIYNPRLLKYSCQIDCRVRAVEAAKISRPRTTQLNEFPNATEVKKINFDDRLTTENEERERSIAVLLSKPILALEFSLLKMQVEAPTDVTTQSRSKKNQVVDLRTC
- the LOC103997673 gene encoding protein NEOXANTHIN-DEFICIENT 1 isoform X2; translated protein: MGESGTASNSSSPSGYALGPPWLFRGRALYQLHLVKADIARALIPKELKLVEAFGYHLICVTYVTRYTLGGLFLAHYEDSPAGEFNELVVIPGIVWNPPTSCAWASRVLVNSHEACRHGRKEIGLPSQVAIFSKRDTAASEQPLYKCRTSSIHSKPKEQSEIQVLEMEDSSQIFICNISLPFAGDNRMGPQIRISLPSFSGQTIYNPRLLKYSCQIDCRVRAVEAAKISRPRTTQLNEFPNATEVKKINFDDRLTTENEERERSIAVLLSKPILALEFSLLKMQVEAPTDVTTQSRSKKNQVVDLRTC
- the LOC103997673 gene encoding protein NEOXANTHIN-DEFICIENT 1 isoform X3 produces the protein MGESGTASNSSSPSGYALGPPWLFRGRALYQLHLVKADIARALIPKELKLVEAFGYTLGGLFLAHYEDSPAGEFNELVVIPGIVWNPPTSCAWASRVLVNSHEACRHGRKEIGLPSQVAIFSKRDTAASEQPLYKCRTSSIHSKPKEQSEIQVLEMEDSSQIFICNISLPFAAGDNRMGPQIRISLPSFSGQTIYNPRLLKYSCQIDCRVRAVEAAKISRPRTTQLNEFPNATEVKKINFDDRLTTENEERERSIAVLLSKPILALEFSLLKMQVEAPTDVTTQSRSKKNQVVDLRTC
- the LOC103997673 gene encoding protein NEOXANTHIN-DEFICIENT 1 isoform X5, producing the protein MGESGTASNSSSPSGYALGPPWLFRGRALYQLHLVKADIARALIPKELKLVEAFGYHLICVTYVTRYTLGGLFLAHYEDSPAGEFNELVVIPGIVWNPPTSCAWASRVLVNSHEACRHGRKRDTAASEQPLYKCRTSSIHSKPKEQSEIQVLEMEDSSQIFICNISLPFAAGDNRMGPQIRISLPSFSGQTIYNPRLLKYSCQIDCRVRAVEAAKISRPRTTQLNEFPNATEVKKINFDDRLTTENEERERSIAVLLSKPILALEFSLLKMQVEAPTDVTTQSRSKKNQVVDLRTC
- the LOC103997673 gene encoding protein NEOXANTHIN-DEFICIENT 1 isoform X8, giving the protein MGESGTASNSSSPSGYALGPPWLFRGRALYQLHLVKADIARALIPKELKLVEAFGYHLICVTYVTRYTLGGLFLAHYEDSPAGEFNELVVIPGIVWNPPTSCAWASRVLVNSHEACRHGRKEIGLPSQVAIFSKRDTAASEQPLYKCRTSSIHSKPKEQSEIQVLEMEDSSQIFICNISLPFAGDNRMGPQIRISLPSFSGQTIYNPRLLKYSCQIDCRWCMQGKSSGGCEDIKAKDYSAQRIS